From one Enterococcus sp. DIV2402 genomic stretch:
- a CDS encoding VanZ family protein, with translation MKKGMKNGNTYLIIGFVVIAVLFYSSSQSYEEQSQIGLLTVLLKNEPFKEWLSKISFIYADSEVSIQAKGYFAFIEFFVRKFAHFGTYFVLGGSFFLGLFPKLNSLGLSAFFGWMAATGYAGMDEFHQMMTNGRTPLFQDVMLDSVGALTAVLLCWIFIGFRQQRIF, from the coding sequence GTGAAAAAAGGTATGAAAAATGGAAATACCTATTTAATTATCGGTTTTGTTGTGATAGCAGTTCTCTTTTATAGCTCTTCGCAATCCTATGAGGAGCAGTCTCAAATTGGTTTACTTACCGTGTTGTTAAAAAATGAACCGTTCAAAGAGTGGCTAAGTAAAATTTCTTTTATCTATGCAGATAGCGAAGTTAGTATCCAAGCAAAAGGTTATTTTGCTTTTATTGAATTTTTTGTGCGGAAATTTGCGCATTTTGGGACGTATTTTGTTTTAGGTGGTAGCTTTTTCTTGGGATTGTTTCCTAAATTAAACTCATTAGGTTTGTCGGCTTTCTTTGGTTGGATGGCAGCAACGGGTTATGCAGGAATGGACGAATTTCACCAAATGATGACCAATGGACGCACGCCGTTATTTCAAGATGTGATGTTAGATTCAGTTGGCGCGTTAACAGCAGTTCTGTTATGTTGGATATTCATTGGCTTTCGACAACAACGAATTTTCTAA
- a CDS encoding YebC/PmpR family DNA-binding transcriptional regulator, with protein sequence MAGHSKWKNIQGRKNAQDAKRGKIFQKLSREIYIAAKNGGADSASNPALRLALDKAKAANMPNDNVERAIKKATSSTDGANYDEVVYEGYGPGGVAILVETLTDNRNRTGTNVRVAFSRNGGNLGETGSVSYMFDRKGYLAIERENLALDEDEMLEKVLEVGGEDLITSPEVFEIYTAPEDFTTVRDELEQSFTLAQAELTMLPQTTTVLSDAQKAQFDQLIEKLEDDDDVSEVYTSIEE encoded by the coding sequence TTGGCGGGACATAGTAAATGGAAAAATATTCAAGGAAGAAAAAATGCTCAAGATGCAAAACGAGGCAAAATTTTCCAAAAACTATCAAGAGAAATTTATATTGCGGCAAAAAATGGTGGGGCAGACAGTGCTTCAAATCCGGCATTGCGTTTAGCTTTAGACAAAGCCAAAGCAGCCAATATGCCCAATGATAATGTGGAACGTGCCATCAAAAAAGCTACCAGCTCAACTGATGGCGCAAACTATGATGAAGTTGTTTATGAAGGTTATGGACCAGGTGGAGTGGCGATTCTAGTAGAAACGCTAACGGATAATCGCAACCGAACAGGAACCAATGTCCGCGTTGCCTTTAGTCGCAATGGGGGGAATCTAGGAGAAACTGGCTCGGTAAGTTATATGTTTGACCGCAAAGGGTATCTGGCGATTGAAAGAGAAAATTTAGCTTTGGATGAAGATGAAATGCTGGAGAAAGTGTTGGAAGTCGGCGGTGAAGATTTAATTACCTCCCCGGAAGTATTTGAAATTTACACAGCGCCTGAAGATTTTACGACAGTTCGTGATGAATTAGAACAAAGCTTTACCTTAGCACAAGCCGAATTAACGATGTTGCCACAAACTACTACAGTATTGTCAGATGCACAAAAAGCACAATTTGACCAATTAATCGAAAAACTAGAAGATGATGACGATGTATCAGAAGTTTATACATCTATTGAAGAATAA
- a CDS encoding L,D-transpeptidase family protein, with amino-acid sequence MSLSGKRSMTSTTQKVIIGVLVGILVIVAGYSYRSTYYVDRFLPKTYVEDINVSELTVEEANKKLHDRYAAQEFTLKENDQEWKTINKHEFGLNTDFTSDLEKMQNDQSQWLWGTASLGSKQNLSLNEAAFDEDILADKTEELKKELDELNKDRQVTEDAKLTKGEDGFEITPEVTGTKFDVQQTIEDFKTELLTGKDELNLDTYKTTPKITSDNAELNKEADALNKIAHVNASYTINGNTFEIPKDKIMDWLSYKDGKADINRDKVREYVASLGEKYNTSTNDSKFNSTKRGEVTVPAGTLSWTIAPDDETDALIADLSNGEDFTRTPIAQGSADAGAPLFSDTYVEVDLQNQHMWYYKEGKVVLETDIVSGKPKTPTPPGVFYIWNKERNATLRGTNDDGSKYAEPVDYWMPIDWTGVGIHDSNWQPAYGGELWKTVGSHGCVNTPPGVMAELFDMVEVGTPVIVL; translated from the coding sequence ATGTCTCTTTCTGGAAAACGTTCAATGACGTCTACGACTCAAAAAGTCATCATTGGCGTGTTGGTGGGTATTTTAGTTATTGTCGCAGGTTATTCTTATCGTAGTACATATTATGTTGATCGTTTTTTACCAAAAACATATGTTGAAGATATCAATGTAAGTGAGTTAACTGTAGAAGAAGCAAATAAAAAGTTGCATGATCGTTATGCAGCACAAGAATTTACTTTAAAAGAAAATGACCAAGAATGGAAAACCATTAATAAACATGAATTTGGTTTAAATACAGACTTTACTTCTGATTTAGAAAAAATGCAAAATGACCAAAGTCAATGGTTATGGGGTACAGCTTCCCTCGGCTCAAAACAAAATCTTTCTCTGAATGAAGCAGCTTTTGATGAAGATATTTTAGCTGACAAAACTGAAGAATTAAAAAAAGAACTTGATGAACTAAATAAAGATCGTCAAGTAACTGAAGATGCAAAATTAACTAAGGGCGAAGATGGTTTTGAAATTACTCCTGAAGTGACTGGTACCAAATTTGATGTTCAACAAACGATTGAAGATTTCAAAACAGAATTATTAACGGGTAAAGACGAATTAAATCTAGACACTTATAAAACAACACCGAAGATTACATCTGATAATGCAGAACTAAATAAAGAAGCAGATGCCTTAAATAAAATTGCGCATGTAAATGCTTCTTATACAATTAATGGAAACACGTTTGAAATTCCTAAAGATAAAATCATGGACTGGTTATCTTACAAAGATGGCAAAGCAGACATTAATCGCGACAAAGTCCGTGAATATGTTGCCTCTTTAGGGGAGAAATATAATACAAGTACCAATGATTCTAAATTTAATAGTACCAAACGTGGTGAAGTGACGGTTCCTGCTGGGACATTGAGTTGGACAATCGCACCAGATGATGAAACTGATGCCTTGATTGCTGATTTATCAAATGGTGAAGATTTTACTCGCACACCAATTGCTCAAGGAAGCGCCGATGCGGGAGCACCACTATTTAGTGATACTTACGTTGAAGTTGATTTACAAAATCAACACATGTGGTACTACAAAGAAGGCAAAGTGGTACTAGAAACCGATATTGTTTCTGGAAAACCTAAAACACCTACCCCTCCAGGAGTCTTTTATATCTGGAATAAAGAACGTAACGCTACCTTACGTGGAACAAATGATGACGGTTCAAAATATGCAGAACCTGTTGATTATTGGATGCCAATTGATTGGACAGGTGTTGGTATTCATGATTCTAACTGGCAACCTGCTTATGGTGGTGAATTATGGAAAACAGTTGGTTCTCATGGTTGCGTGAATACACCACCTGGAGTCATGGCAGAATTATTCGATATGGTTGAAGTTGGAACACCAGTTATTGTCCTATAA
- a CDS encoding L-lactate dehydrogenase: protein MTAQTLKKDHQKVILVGDGAVGSSYAFALVTQNIAQEIGIIDINVAKTEGDALDLSHALAFTSPKKIYAATYADAHDADIVVITAGAPQKPGETRLDLVHKNLKINREVVTQIVASGFDGIFLIAANPVDILTYSTWKFSGFPKERVIGSGTSLDSARFRQALAQLLDVDARNVHAYILGEHGDSEFPVWSHANVAGLQIYEWVKNHPEVDEEAMVNLFFSVRDAAYTIIERKGATFYGIAVALARITKAILGDENAVLPLSVYMNGEYGLSDIYIGAPAIINAQGIQQVIEIPLNDGEKDRMAASAKQLKDILDAAFAKLDAEDAENN from the coding sequence ATGACTGCACAAACATTAAAGAAAGATCATCAAAAAGTTATTCTTGTTGGAGATGGCGCAGTAGGTTCTAGCTACGCATTTGCCTTAGTAACTCAAAACATCGCCCAAGAAATCGGCATTATTGATATCAACGTAGCAAAAACTGAAGGAGATGCTTTGGATTTGTCTCATGCCTTAGCTTTCACTTCACCTAAAAAAATCTATGCAGCCACTTATGCAGATGCACATGATGCTGATATTGTGGTTATCACTGCTGGTGCTCCTCAAAAACCGGGAGAAACACGTTTAGATTTAGTTCACAAAAACCTAAAAATCAATCGTGAAGTAGTGACACAGATTGTTGCGTCAGGTTTTGATGGGATTTTCTTAATCGCAGCCAACCCGGTCGATATCTTAACTTATTCAACTTGGAAGTTTTCGGGTTTCCCTAAAGAACGCGTAATTGGTTCAGGAACATCTCTAGATTCTGCACGTTTCCGTCAAGCATTAGCACAATTATTAGATGTTGATGCTCGTAATGTTCATGCTTATATCTTAGGAGAACATGGCGATTCAGAATTCCCTGTATGGTCTCACGCCAACGTTGCTGGGTTACAAATTTACGAATGGGTTAAAAATCATCCAGAAGTTGATGAAGAAGCAATGGTTAACTTATTCTTTAGCGTGCGTGATGCTGCTTACACCATCATTGAGAGAAAAGGCGCAACTTTTTATGGAATTGCTGTTGCTTTAGCACGTATCACTAAAGCGATTTTAGGCGATGAAAATGCGGTATTACCTTTATCTGTTTATATGAATGGTGAATATGGATTATCTGACATCTATATTGGTGCACCTGCCATTATTAATGCACAAGGTATCCAACAAGTCATTGAAATTCCGTTAAATGACGGCGAAAAAGATCGTATGGCCGCTTCAGCAAAACAATTGAAAGATATTCTAGATGCGGCTTTTGCCAAACTAGATGCTGAAGATGCTGAAAACAACTAA
- the pth gene encoding aminoacyl-tRNA hydrolase, with protein sequence MKMIVGLGNPGRKYEHTKHNVGFMAVDRLAQQFNTTFKKNPFEAEVADFFVNGEKVLLVKPQTFMNESGRAVGPLMTYFGVYPEELVVIYDDLDLALGKIRLRQKGSAGGHNGMKSIISHLNTQEFDRIKIGVDRPQSGMTVVNHVLSDFSKENQPLIEGSIDKAVEATIDFIEKNDFIATMNRFN encoded by the coding sequence ATGAAAATGATTGTCGGACTGGGAAATCCTGGTAGAAAATATGAACATACAAAACATAATGTTGGCTTTATGGCAGTGGATCGTTTAGCGCAACAATTTAATACTACGTTCAAAAAAAATCCTTTTGAAGCAGAAGTTGCTGATTTTTTTGTGAACGGAGAAAAAGTTTTATTAGTTAAACCACAAACATTTATGAATGAATCCGGACGAGCAGTGGGACCATTAATGACGTATTTTGGTGTTTATCCAGAAGAACTGGTTGTCATTTATGACGATTTAGATTTAGCCTTAGGGAAAATTCGCCTTCGTCAAAAAGGGAGCGCAGGGGGACATAATGGGATGAAGAGTATTATCTCGCATCTCAATACACAAGAATTTGATCGCATCAAAATTGGGGTTGATCGTCCGCAATCAGGCATGACTGTAGTGAATCATGTCTTGAGTGATTTTTCAAAAGAGAATCAACCATTAATTGAAGGTAGTATTGATAAAGCTGTAGAAGCGACTATCGACTTTATCGAAAAAAATGATTTTATTGCTACGATGAATCGTTTTAATTAG
- the mfd gene encoding transcription-repair coupling factor, whose protein sequence is MDLINLIEKTPFIKEWHQGIEEKMQRQLMTGLAGSAKTLAIASTYQKFRRPTVVVTANLYYANQLVEDLRQVIDDVYIFPVDEVLSAEMAFASPEAKAERVLTLHAIAANQPGVYVLPVAAIRKFLPTLKTWQEVQFSWQVGDEIDVEQLPQQLVLMGYERQTMIGKPGEFSIRGSIIDIYPLHTEYPVRIELFDVEIDSMRYFDVETQRSVTNLDEVLILPTTELVFSKENLVKGSEKLQELLTKRLAVTNEPTDKQFLSDYFGQLIASWKDGIPGDTANFYTDLLYQEKQTILDYFAKDALLLVDDYGRIMETNREIEREESEWHTQKISELRVFSEQTFGVNLHQLFQRLTFTTTYFSLFQKGMGNLRFQAIHNIQYRPMQQFFGQMGLLKVEIDRWEKQQQTVIFLVGSHERAKKLEQDFRDHEIYAVETTPDRLFTGRSQIVEGTLQSGFELPQDHVVVVTEQELFQKVTKKRTRRQTVTNAERLKSYNELKTGDYVVHANHGIGKYIGMQTLEVDGVHQDYMTIVYQNDDKLFIPVTQLNLIQKYVASESKSPKINKLGGTEWAKTKRKVSKKIEDIADDLIQLYAKREAEKGYAFAPDDAYQREFEDAFPYSETDDQLRSTSEIKRDMEKEKPMDRLLVGDVGFGKTEVALRAAFKAIKESKQVAFLVPTTILAQQHYETMVDRFEGFPVNVGLLSRFRTKKQQNETIKEIKEGKIDIVVGTHRILSQDIEFADLGLLVIDEEQRFGVKHKERLKQLRSQVDVLTLTATPIPRTLHMSMLGVRDLSVIETPPENRYPIQTYVMETNPGAIREAILREMARGGQVFYLYNRVDTIEQKVEELQALVPDARIGYAHGQMTEVQLENTLFDFIEGQFDVLVTTTIIETGVDIPNANTLFVENADYMGLSTLYQLRGRVGRSNRVAYAYFMYEQQKILNEVSEKRLQAIKDFTELGSGFKIAMRDLSIRGAGNLLGAQQHGFIDSVGFDMYAQMLSEAVDRKQGKNTQTEKTSVEIDLGIDAYLPTEYIDDERQKIEIYKRIRELESMDSLDELQDDLIDRFGEYPDEVAHLLMVGEIKMNGERALIDTIRKHGPIIQFILSKAGTKAYTVEQLFEALSATKLKATLGVEKEQMHIKLTVPKGMKQMVWLHEVQEFVKALREIRYQEQLQQKR, encoded by the coding sequence ATGGATTTAATTAATTTAATAGAAAAAACTCCTTTTATTAAAGAGTGGCATCAAGGCATTGAAGAGAAGATGCAGCGCCAATTAATGACGGGATTAGCAGGTTCTGCTAAAACGTTAGCGATTGCGAGTACCTATCAAAAATTCCGTCGTCCAACCGTTGTTGTGACGGCGAATTTGTATTATGCCAACCAATTAGTAGAAGACTTACGTCAAGTAATCGACGATGTTTATATTTTTCCAGTAGATGAAGTTCTTTCTGCAGAAATGGCCTTTGCTTCACCAGAAGCCAAAGCTGAACGGGTATTAACCTTACATGCGATTGCTGCAAACCAACCAGGTGTATACGTATTACCTGTGGCAGCTATTCGTAAATTTTTACCTACATTAAAGACCTGGCAAGAAGTCCAATTTTCATGGCAGGTAGGCGATGAAATCGATGTAGAGCAATTGCCACAACAATTAGTGTTAATGGGGTATGAACGCCAAACGATGATTGGTAAACCGGGTGAATTTAGCATTCGAGGAAGTATTATTGATATTTATCCTCTACATACGGAATATCCTGTGCGTATAGAACTATTCGATGTCGAAATCGATTCGATGCGCTATTTCGATGTGGAAACCCAACGTTCTGTGACTAATTTGGATGAAGTCTTGATTTTGCCGACAACAGAATTAGTTTTTTCAAAAGAAAACTTAGTAAAGGGTAGTGAAAAGCTCCAAGAATTATTAACCAAACGCTTAGCAGTGACCAATGAGCCAACTGATAAGCAATTTTTATCGGATTATTTTGGTCAATTGATAGCTTCATGGAAAGATGGAATTCCAGGAGACACTGCCAATTTCTATACGGATCTTTTATATCAAGAAAAACAAACCATTTTAGATTATTTTGCGAAAGATGCTTTATTATTAGTTGATGATTATGGTCGTATCATGGAAACCAATCGTGAAATTGAACGTGAAGAAAGCGAATGGCATACGCAAAAAATTTCTGAACTGCGTGTGTTTTCTGAACAAACATTTGGCGTCAATCTCCATCAATTATTCCAACGTTTAACGTTTACCACCACGTATTTTTCACTCTTTCAAAAAGGCATGGGGAATTTACGTTTCCAAGCCATTCACAATATTCAATATCGTCCAATGCAACAATTTTTTGGACAAATGGGTTTATTAAAGGTTGAAATTGATCGTTGGGAAAAACAACAACAAACGGTTATCTTTTTAGTTGGCAGTCATGAACGTGCCAAAAAATTAGAGCAAGATTTTCGAGACCATGAAATTTATGCAGTCGAAACAACACCGGATCGATTATTCACAGGGCGTTCTCAAATCGTTGAAGGAACGTTGCAAAGCGGATTTGAACTACCGCAAGATCACGTTGTCGTAGTTACTGAACAAGAGCTGTTCCAAAAAGTGACCAAAAAACGTACACGTCGTCAAACAGTTACCAATGCAGAACGCTTAAAAAGTTACAATGAATTGAAAACCGGCGATTATGTCGTACATGCCAATCATGGGATTGGTAAATACATTGGTATGCAGACTTTAGAAGTAGATGGCGTTCACCAAGATTATATGACGATTGTTTATCAAAATGACGATAAATTATTTATCCCAGTTACTCAGCTAAATTTAATTCAAAAATATGTCGCTTCTGAATCGAAATCACCGAAAATTAACAAATTAGGTGGAACCGAGTGGGCAAAAACTAAGCGGAAAGTTTCGAAAAAAATTGAGGATATTGCAGATGATTTAATTCAACTTTATGCCAAGCGTGAAGCTGAAAAAGGGTATGCTTTTGCGCCAGATGATGCCTATCAGCGTGAATTTGAAGATGCTTTTCCATACAGCGAAACGGACGACCAGTTACGTAGCACCTCTGAAATTAAACGAGATATGGAAAAAGAAAAACCGATGGATCGTTTGTTAGTAGGAGATGTTGGTTTTGGGAAAACTGAAGTGGCATTGCGGGCGGCATTTAAAGCCATCAAAGAAAGCAAACAAGTCGCCTTTTTAGTGCCGACAACTATCTTAGCTCAACAACATTACGAAACGATGGTTGATCGTTTCGAAGGATTTCCTGTGAATGTGGGTTTGTTAAGTCGTTTTCGTACCAAGAAACAACAAAATGAAACGATTAAAGAAATTAAAGAAGGTAAAATAGATATTGTCGTAGGAACGCATCGAATTTTATCTCAAGATATTGAATTTGCTGATTTAGGCTTGTTGGTAATTGATGAAGAACAACGCTTTGGTGTTAAACATAAAGAACGTTTGAAACAGCTTCGTTCGCAAGTCGATGTTTTAACTTTAACAGCTACACCAATTCCAAGAACCTTGCACATGTCGATGCTGGGCGTTCGTGATTTATCCGTAATTGAAACACCACCGGAAAATCGCTACCCTATTCAAACGTATGTGATGGAAACCAATCCAGGAGCGATTCGTGAAGCAATTTTGCGCGAAATGGCACGTGGCGGACAAGTTTTCTACTTATATAATCGTGTAGATACGATTGAACAAAAAGTTGAAGAACTTCAAGCGTTAGTACCAGATGCGCGGATTGGGTATGCGCATGGGCAAATGACAGAAGTGCAGTTGGAAAATACTTTGTTTGATTTTATCGAAGGTCAATTTGACGTCTTAGTTACAACAACCATTATTGAAACAGGCGTCGATATTCCCAACGCGAATACTTTATTTGTAGAAAATGCTGATTATATGGGCTTATCTACGTTGTATCAATTGCGTGGGCGTGTGGGTCGAAGTAATCGGGTTGCCTATGCGTATTTCATGTATGAGCAACAAAAAATCTTAAATGAAGTCAGTGAGAAACGCCTGCAAGCAATCAAAGACTTTACCGAATTAGGTTCTGGATTTAAAATTGCAATGCGGGACTTATCAATTCGTGGTGCCGGTAATTTATTAGGCGCGCAACAACACGGCTTTATCGATTCTGTTGGATTTGACATGTATGCACAAATGTTGTCAGAAGCAGTTGATCGTAAGCAGGGCAAAAATACACAAACGGAAAAAACATCCGTGGAAATTGATTTGGGAATTGATGCCTACCTACCAACGGAATATATTGATGATGAACGTCAGAAAATTGAAATCTACAAACGCATTCGCGAACTGGAAAGTATGGATAGTTTAGATGAATTACAAGATGATTTAATCGATCGCTTTGGCGAATACCCAGACGAAGTTGCTCACTTATTAATGGTCGGTGAAATTAAGATGAATGGTGAACGGGCATTAATAGATACGATTCGTAAACATGGCCCAATTATTCAATTTATTTTGAGTAAAGCAGGGACGAAAGCTTATACTGTTGAACAACTGTTTGAAGCATTATCAGCTACGAAATTAAAAGCGACATTAGGTGTTGAAAAAGAACAAATGCATATCAAACTAACCGTGCCAAAAGGGATGAAACAAATGGTTTGGTTGCATGAAGTGCAAGAATTTGTTAAAGCTTTACGTGAAATACGTTACCAAGAGCAACTACAACAAAAGCGCTAG
- a CDS encoding putative polysaccharide biosynthesis protein, with protein MARNQMQRMMKGAFVLTLASFIAKLLSAVYRVPFQNLVGDEGFYVYQQVYPIYGLAMTLALSGLPQFISKLVASQKNPQKQQQTLDEIYPLVFWFSICLWGLTFFFSGVIATIMGNSLLKPLIQVVSFTFLLVPPLSFYRGNFQGNLLMVPSAISQVSEQFLRVGVILAAAAAFRRLSLTIYQVGTLAMTGAFVGGVVAWLILMYYDHKIFGTKQRFLRIPQTFSVSQRMRRKFFVEGGLLSIYSGLLILFQLVDSFFIVNALEFQGVAEQSARIAKGVYDRGQPLVQLGLVAATALSATFLPALTACLMEERGEQFLKSAKIYLRLTIGLALAASTGLAVLLPYINYALFKDNAGNMALTLFVFAIVLTATIQAYQSIAQSQNYFRRSLKAAGWGIGIKFVVTGPLTVLFGTIGASLSTLVGLTVILWYLIKKEDAQVNVFWRERHFGRKLITCAVGMAIGLWVFYGLLTYVVGAPDSRLQALLFSLSGVVVGGTIFIQLAIRLELLTLREWLMIPFGKKILRFMGGK; from the coding sequence ATGGCTCGAAATCAAATGCAACGGATGATGAAAGGCGCTTTTGTATTAACATTAGCTTCTTTTATCGCCAAATTATTGAGTGCAGTCTATCGCGTTCCTTTTCAAAACTTAGTTGGTGACGAAGGGTTTTATGTGTATCAACAAGTCTATCCCATTTATGGATTGGCTATGACGTTGGCGTTATCGGGGTTACCACAGTTTATTTCAAAATTAGTGGCAAGCCAAAAAAATCCGCAAAAGCAACAACAAACGTTAGATGAAATTTACCCTTTAGTATTTTGGTTTTCGATTTGTTTATGGGGGCTGACCTTTTTCTTTAGTGGTGTTATTGCGACTATCATGGGAAATAGCTTGTTGAAACCGTTGATTCAAGTGGTATCATTTACGTTTTTATTAGTGCCGCCCTTATCGTTTTACCGTGGGAATTTTCAAGGGAATTTATTGATGGTGCCTTCTGCTATTTCTCAAGTTTCTGAACAATTTTTGCGCGTGGGTGTCATTTTAGCTGCCGCTGCGGCTTTTCGCCGGTTGTCGTTAACTATTTATCAAGTAGGGACATTAGCCATGACAGGGGCCTTTGTTGGTGGTGTCGTTGCTTGGCTGATTTTGATGTATTACGATCATAAAATTTTTGGAACTAAGCAACGCTTTTTACGAATACCGCAGACATTCTCGGTGTCGCAACGCATGCGTCGTAAATTTTTTGTTGAAGGCGGCTTGCTATCGATTTATAGTGGTTTATTAATTTTATTTCAATTAGTAGATTCTTTTTTTATCGTAAATGCGTTAGAGTTTCAAGGTGTTGCTGAACAAAGTGCTCGGATTGCGAAAGGGGTATATGATCGTGGACAACCGCTAGTACAATTAGGATTAGTCGCTGCAACTGCTTTAAGTGCTACTTTTTTACCCGCACTGACAGCTTGTTTAATGGAAGAACGAGGCGAACAATTTTTGAAGTCAGCTAAAATATACCTTCGTTTAACGATTGGTCTAGCGCTGGCTGCATCAACTGGATTAGCGGTATTATTGCCGTATATTAATTATGCTCTGTTTAAAGATAATGCTGGCAATATGGCGCTAACGCTATTTGTGTTTGCGATTGTATTAACAGCAACTATTCAGGCCTATCAAAGTATTGCTCAAAGTCAAAATTATTTTCGCCGTTCATTAAAAGCAGCAGGTTGGGGTATTGGAATTAAATTTGTAGTGACCGGGCCATTAACAGTTTTATTTGGAACGATTGGTGCAAGTTTATCAACTTTAGTAGGATTAACCGTCATCTTGTGGTATCTTATCAAAAAAGAAGATGCGCAGGTTAATGTTTTTTGGAGAGAACGACATTTTGGTCGTAAATTAATCACATGTGCTGTGGGGATGGCTATTGGTTTATGGGTTTTTTATGGACTATTAACGTATGTGGTTGGTGCACCAGACAGTCGTTTGCAAGCATTGCTTTTTAGTTTGTCAGGAGTCGTTGTGGGTGGAACCATTTTTATCCAATTGGCGATACGTTTAGAATTATTAACGTTACGCGAATGGCTAATGATTCCATTTGGCAAAAAAATATTACGTTTTATGGGAGGAAAATAA
- a CDS encoding RNA-binding S4 domain-containing protein: protein MRLDKFLKISRIIKRRSVAKEVADKGRIQINGTLAKSSSSVKVGDTLKIQFGNRILEVKVNELHESTKKEDAAKMYEILSEKRVDNFE from the coding sequence ATGCGTTTAGACAAGTTTCTAAAAATTTCAAGAATTATTAAACGTCGCTCTGTTGCGAAAGAAGTAGCAGATAAAGGACGTATTCAAATTAATGGCACTTTAGCAAAATCAAGTAGTTCAGTCAAAGTGGGCGATACCTTAAAAATTCAATTTGGAAACCGTATTTTAGAAGTAAAAGTGAATGAATTACATGAATCAACTAAAAAAGAAGATGCAGCAAAAATGTATGAAATTTTATCAGAAAAAAGAGTCGATAATTTCGAGTAA
- a CDS encoding septum formation initiator family protein produces MSKEVKNNVKILDTDYAKEQYAKYAYQQRQIIFRRRRLMAVFIVAFVVFLSVGISLFNDYLRLQRLQDVKQETIVKQAEVKQKMADLNRDVALLKDDDYVAKVARSRFLYSKEGELIFPLPGNEAAEKAEDSTTESSE; encoded by the coding sequence GTGAGTAAAGAGGTCAAAAATAATGTGAAAATCTTAGACACAGACTATGCCAAAGAACAATATGCGAAATATGCGTATCAACAACGACAAATTATTTTTCGCCGTCGTCGTTTAATGGCTGTTTTTATAGTCGCCTTCGTTGTTTTTTTGAGTGTCGGCATTTCCTTGTTTAACGATTATTTACGTCTGCAACGATTGCAAGATGTAAAACAAGAAACCATCGTGAAACAAGCAGAAGTGAAACAAAAAATGGCTGATTTAAATAGAGACGTGGCATTGCTAAAAGACGATGATTATGTCGCAAAAGTTGCCCGTAGCCGTTTCTTGTATTCAAAAGAAGGTGAGTTAATTTTCCCTTTACCTGGGAATGAGGCCGCTGAGAAAGCAGAGGATTCAACAACTGAATCGAGTGAATAA
- a CDS encoding S1 domain-containing RNA-binding protein gives MSIEVGAKLPGKVSGITNFGAFIDLGGGKTGLVHISEVSNGFVKDINDVLKVGDEVTVLVTTIGNDGKIGLSIRKAEDKPKEEKRDFPKKDFNRSSPKKTFPRNNNQQSTGNNKQDFDSLMSSFLKDSDDRLSSLRRNTEGKRGGRGGRRN, from the coding sequence ATGTCAATCGAAGTTGGAGCGAAACTACCTGGAAAAGTGTCAGGGATTACAAATTTTGGTGCGTTTATTGATTTAGGTGGAGGCAAAACTGGACTGGTTCACATCAGCGAAGTATCGAATGGTTTTGTTAAAGATATTAATGATGTTTTAAAAGTTGGCGATGAAGTAACCGTACTTGTAACAACCATTGGTAATGATGGGAAAATTGGATTATCAATCCGTAAGGCAGAAGACAAGCCAAAAGAAGAGAAACGTGACTTTCCGAAAAAAGACTTTAATCGATCAAGTCCGAAAAAAACATTCCCACGTAATAACAATCAACAAAGCACAGGGAATAACAAACAAGACTTCGATTCATTAATGAGTTCGTTCTTAAAAGACAGTGACGATCGTTTATCATCTTTGCGTCGTAACACTGAAGGCAAACGTGGAGGCCGTGGTGGTCGTCGTAATTAA